One stretch of Acholeplasma laidlawii PG-8A DNA includes these proteins:
- a CDS encoding DNA polymerase III subunit delta', whose translation MNKIVERFKYAIEKERLSHLYVISGSLGLTKQNLVKDIAYLIFKHHKDYPTLKHQLDSFNHPNLVYISGEGQSIKKDQIMSLQQEFSKTSLVSGPRIFIIEQAETMSTQAANSLLKFLEEPKDDDTIGFLLVDDINLMLPTILSRAQIIRLTDTFDDSFIQVLMEQEIDIKNAHFIASLTKELNEALAIFADQKYMDTVEFIDTFINWLNNPRTPLTPLFMTISQALYQDKEYIIFILDTMCQIFLDILHLHMNQKVTYEFMMESLLEYVKRIKSDTAQRVILRLQDQIKNLRLPVNISLQLTSLALDLESIVRNG comes from the coding sequence ATGAATAAAATAGTTGAAAGATTTAAATATGCAATTGAAAAAGAAAGACTTTCCCACTTATATGTTATAAGTGGGTCTTTAGGTCTTACCAAGCAAAATCTAGTTAAAGATATCGCGTATTTAATCTTTAAACATCATAAGGACTATCCAACTTTAAAACACCAACTAGATAGTTTTAATCATCCAAACTTAGTTTACATCTCAGGGGAAGGTCAATCTATAAAAAAAGACCAAATCATGAGTTTACAACAAGAGTTTTCTAAAACATCATTAGTCAGTGGGCCTAGAATCTTTATTATTGAACAAGCTGAGACGATGTCTACTCAAGCAGCAAACTCACTTCTTAAATTCTTAGAAGAACCAAAAGATGATGATACCATTGGATTTTTACTCGTAGATGATATCAATCTAATGTTACCTACTATTTTGAGCCGTGCTCAAATTATTAGGTTAACAGACACTTTTGATGATAGTTTTATACAAGTTTTAATGGAACAAGAAATAGATATTAAAAATGCACATTTTATTGCATCCTTGACTAAAGAGTTAAACGAAGCTTTAGCTATTTTTGCAGACCAAAAATATATGGATACTGTGGAGTTTATTGATACCTTTATCAACTGGCTTAACAATCCAAGAACACCGCTTACGCCACTTTTTATGACGATAAGTCAAGCGCTATATCAAGATAAAGAATATATCATCTTTATCTTAGATACAATGTGTCAAATCTTTTTAGACATACTTCATTTACATATGAATCAAAAAGTGACCTATGAGTTTATGATGGAATCTTTATTAGAGTATGTAAAGCGTATTAAATCAGATACAGCACAACGTGTTATTTTAAGATTACAAGATCAAATTAAAAATTTAAGATTACCAGTCAATATAAGTTTACAACTTACCTCATTAGCACTGGATTTAGAAAGTATTGTTCGAAATGGTTAA
- a CDS encoding tRNA1(Val) (adenine(37)-N6)-methyltransferase, with protein MVKRDLLGTKLYIESDIGKAFNMDTIILSDFVRVPKDTKSILDFGTGNGAIMLYLSQRFSGHITGIELQEKRYELAVHNIKLNNLESRLDVVNMDLKTYRSKKHADIIVSNPPFFKVNNQTKQSIDMDMQIAKHEIHLNLETLIEAVSKNIKHGGLFFMVHKANRLEEIILELNKFDFKLKRMRLVHPSLHHEPNQVLIEAKFKGKGHLIVEPPLIQYKEKGIYSDEMQSIYDGRMYHK; from the coding sequence ATGGTTAAAAGAGATTTGTTAGGTACTAAATTATATATTGAATCAGATATTGGTAAAGCATTTAATATGGATACCATTATTTTAAGTGACTTTGTAAGAGTTCCTAAAGACACCAAATCTATTTTAGACTTTGGAACTGGTAATGGAGCGATTATGCTGTATTTATCCCAAAGATTTTCTGGGCATATCACCGGTATTGAACTTCAAGAAAAACGTTATGAACTGGCAGTTCATAACATTAAACTCAACAACTTAGAATCTAGACTTGATGTAGTCAACATGGACCTAAAAACTTATCGATCTAAAAAACATGCGGACATCATCGTATCAAACCCACCGTTTTTTAAGGTCAATAACCAAACCAAACAAAGTATCGACATGGATATGCAAATTGCTAAACATGAAATACACTTAAATTTAGAAACCTTAATTGAAGCTGTTAGTAAAAACATTAAACATGGTGGACTATTCTTCATGGTACATAAAGCGAATAGATTAGAAGAAATTATCTTAGAACTTAACAAATTTGACTTTAAATTAAAACGTATGAGACTTGTTCATCCATCACTTCATCATGAACCCAATCAAGTCTTAATTGAAGCTAAATTTAAAGGTAAGGGCCATTTAATTGTCGAACCACCTTTAATTCAGTATAAAGAAAAAGGCATCTACAGCGATGAGATGCAATCAATTTATGATGGAAGGATGTATCATAAATGA